From Juglans regia cultivar Chandler chromosome 8, Walnut 2.0, whole genome shotgun sequence, the proteins below share one genomic window:
- the LOC109000511 gene encoding histone deacetylase 19-like, giving the protein MESGGNSLPSGPDGVKRKVSYFYDPEVGNYYYGQGHPMKPHRIRMTHALLAHYGLLQHMQVLKPTPAKDRDLCKFHADDYVNFLRAITPETQQDQLRQLKRFNVGEDCPVFDGLYSFCQTYAGGSVAGAVRLNQGGSDIAINWAGGLHHAKKCEASGFCYVNDIVLAILELLKVHERVLYVDIDIHHGDGVEEAFYTTDRVMTVSFHKFGDYFPGTGDIHDVGYDKGKYYSLNVPLDDGIDDESYQSLFKPIIGKVMEVYKPGAVILQCGADSLSGDRLGCFNLSIKGHAECVRFMRSFNVPLLLLGGGGYTIRNVARCWCYETGVALGIELDDKMPQHEYYEYFGPEYTLHVAPSNMENKNSRQLLEEIRAKLLDYLSKLQHAPSVQFQERPPDTELPEVDEDQDDGDKRWGPDSDMDSDDDCKPLPSRVKREYIEPEHIDPASNMMEIDEPRIVVEQNNSNKTSDQHLETKS; this is encoded by the exons ATGGAAAGTGGAGGTAATTCCCTTCCTTCTGGGCCAGACGGGGTGAAGAGAAAAGTTTCATACTTCTATGACCCAGAGGTTGGAAATTATTATTACGGACAGGGTCACCCTATGAAGCCACATAGGATTCGGATGACACATGCTCTCTTAGCCCACTATGGATTACTTCAGCATATGCAGGTCCTGAAGCCCACTCCTGCCAAAGATAGGGATCTTTGCAAGTTCCATGCTGATGATTATGTCAACTTTCTGAGGGCTATCACCCCAGAAACACAGCAAGATCAGCTGAGGCAGCTCAAGAGATTTAATGTTGGTGAAGACTGCCCTGTATTTGATGGTCTTTACTCATTCTGTCAGACTTATGCTGGGGGTTCAGTTGCTGGTGCTGTCAGATTGAACCAAGGAGGTTCTGATATTGCAATAAACTGGGCTGGTGGGCTGCATCATGCCAAAAAGTGTGAGGCTTCTGGATTCTGCTATGTGAATGATATTGTCTTGGCAATTCTGGAGCTTCTCAAAGTACATGAG CGTGTTTTATATGTGGACATCGATATCCACCACGGCGACGGTGTGGAGGAGGCTTTTTACACGACTGATAGGGTCATGACTGTTTCATTTCACAAATTTGGAGACTATTTCCCCGGTACAGGTGATATTCATGATGTTGGATATGATAAAGGGAAGTATTATTCTCTCAATGTACCTCTTGATGATGGTATTGATGATGAGAGCTACCAGTCCTTGTTTAAACCAATAATAGGGAAAGTGATGGAAGTTTATAAGCCTGGTGCTGTGATTCTACAGTGTGGTGCAGACTCTTTGTCTGGTGACAGATTAGGGTGTTTCAATCTCTCAATTAAGGGCCACGCAGAGTGTGTCAGATTTATGAGATCTTTCAATGTTCCGCTTCTATTGCTGGGTGGAGGTGGTTATACAATACGAAATGTCGCTCGCTGCTGGTGTTATGAG ACAGGTGTTGCCCTTGGGATTGAACTTGATGATAAGATGCCACAACATGAATATTACGAGTACTTTGGTCCAGAATATACTCTTCATGTAGCTCCAAGTAACATGGAAAATAAAAACTCCCGTCAGTTATTGGAAGAGATTAGGGCAAAACTCCTTGATTATCTGTCAAAGCTACAACATGCTCCCAGTGTCCAGTTCCAAGAGAGGCCACCTGATACAGAGCTTCCAGAG GTGGATGAAGATCAAGATGATGGAGATAAAAGATGGGGTCCTGATTCTGACATGGACTCTGATGATGACTG TAAGCCTTTGCCAAGTCGAGTGAAGAGAGAATACATTGAACCTGAACATATAGACCCA GCATCAAATATGATGGAAATAGATGAGCCGCGCATCGTAGTGGAGCAAAACAACTCAAACAAGACATCCGATCAGCATCTTGAGACGAAATCATGA
- the LOC109000510 gene encoding probable cellulose synthase A catalytic subunit 3 [UDP-forming]: protein MEASAGLVAGSHNRNELVVIRRDGESGPRPLQQLSGQICQICGDDVGLTVDGELFVACNECAFPICRTCYEYERKEGNQVCPQCKTRFKRLKGCARVEGDEEEDDIDDVENEFNFDARNRQEMHHAFAADAMLHYGRASDSDLHHGLHFTPQVPLLTNGQMVDDIPPEQHALVPSFPGGVGGGKRIHPLPFSDHALPVQPRSMDPSKDLAAYGYGSIAWKERMESWKQKQDKLQMMKKENSGKDWDPDGDGPDLPLMDEARQPLSRKMPIPSSQINPYRMIIIIRLVVLGFFFHYRVLNPVKDAYALWLISVICEIWFGISWILDQFPKWLPIDRETYLDRLSLRYEKEGQPSQLSPVDIFVSTVDPLKEPPLVTANTVLSILAVDYPIDKISCYVSDDGAAMLTFEALSETSEFAKKWVPFCKKFNIEPRAPEWYFAQKMDYLKDKVLASFVKERRAMKREYEEFKVRINALVAKAQKVPEEGWTMQDGTLWPGNNVRDHPGMIQVFLGQSGGHDTDGNELPRLVYVSREKRPGFNHHKKAGAMNALVRVSAVLTNAPYLLNLDCDHYFNNSKALREAMCFMMDPLLGKRVCYVQFPQRFDGIDRHDRYANRNTVFFDINMKGLDGIQGPIYVGTGCVFRRQAFYGFAAPKAKKPPTRTCNCLPKWCCCLCSGKRKKKKTNKPKSDMKKKNSSLGASAPVCALEGIEEGIEGVEGEKFTLMPGQKLEKKFGQSSVFVASTLLEDGGTLKSASPASLLKEAIHVISCGYEDKTEWGKEVGWIYGSVTEDILTGFKMHCHGWRSIYCIPDRPAFKGSAPINLSDRLNQVLRWALGSVEIFLSRHCPLWYGYGGGLKWLERLSYINATIYPWTSIPLLAYCTLPAVCLLTGKFITPELSNVASLWFLSLFICIFATSILEMRWSGVGIDEWWRNEQFWVIGGVSAHLFAVFQGLLKVLAGVDTNFTVTSKAGDDEAFSELYAFKWTTLLIPPTTLLIINLIGVVAGVSNAINNGYESWGPLFGKLFFAFWVIVHLYPFLKGLLGRQNRTPTIIIVWSILLASIFSLLWVRIDPFLAKSDGPLLEECGLDCN, encoded by the exons ATGGAGGCCAGTGCGGGATTAGTGGCGGGCTCTCACAACCGGAACGAACTCGTTGTCATCCGCCGTGACGGTGAATCTGGC CCGAGGCCATTGCAACAGTTAAGTGGACAAATTTGCCAGATATGCGGAGACGACGTAGGACTAACTGTTGACGGAGAGTTGTTCGTGGCCTGCAACGAGTGCGCCTTTCCCATCTGTAGAACTTGCTACGAGTATGAGCGCAAAGAAGGAAATCAAGTCTGCCCTCAGTGCAAAACCAGATTCAAGCGCCTCAAGg GGTGTGCCAGAGTTGAGGGGGACGAAGAGGAAGATGATATCGACGACGTCGAGAATGAATTCAATTTCGATGCGAGGAATAGACAGGAAATGCACCATGCCTTTGCCGCCGATGCGATGCTTCATTATGGCCGTGCCTCCGACTCCGATCTCCATCATGGCCTTCATTTTACACCCCAAGTTCCTCTCCTTACCAACGGTCAAATG GTTGATGATATTCCTCCTGAACAACATGCTTTGGTTCCTTCATTCCCCGGTGGTGTTGGTGGAGGCAAACGGATCCACCCTCTTCCTTTCTCGGATCACGCCCTCCCAG TGCAACCCAGGTCCATGGATCCTTCCAAAGATTTGGCTGCTTATGGATATGGCAGTATTGCTTGGAAGGAAAGGATGGAGAGCTGGAAGCAAAAACAAGACAAGCTGCAGATGATGAAGAAGGAAAATTCCGGCAAAGATTGGGACCCTGATGGGGATGGCCCGGATCTACCACT CATGGACGAGGCAAGACAACCATTGTCTAGGAAGATGCCTATTCCATCAAGCCAAATCAACCCTTACCGGATGATCATCATAATCCGACTTGTTGTTCTTGGATTCTTCTTCCATTATCGAGTTTTGAATCCTGTAAAAGATGCTTATGCATTGTGGCTCATATCTGTAATATGTGAGATCTGGTTTGGAATTTCGTGGATTCTTGATCAATTCCCAAAGTGGCTCCCTATTGACAGGGAAACTTATCTCGATAGGTTGTCACTTAG GTATGAGAAGGAAGGCCAACCTTCTCAACTTTCTCCGGTTGATATATTTGTGAGTACTGTTGATCCATTAAAAGAACCTCCTCTGGTGACAGCAAACACAGTTCTTTCCATCCTTGCTGTGGACTACCCTATTGACAAGATCTCATGTTATGTTTCTGATGATGGTGCTGCTATGCTGACATTTGAGGCATTGTCGGAAACATCTGAGTTTGCAAAGAAGTGGGTTCCTTTCTGTAAGAAGTTCAACATTGAGCCGCGGGCGCCAGAATGGTACTTTGCTCAAAAGATGGATTACCTTAAAGATAAGGTGCTTGCATCATTTGTAAAGGAGCGGAGAGCAATGAAG AGAGAGTATGAAGAGTTTAAAGTTCGAATCAATGCTTTGGTTGCCAAGGCCCAAAAGGTCCCAGAAGAAGGGTGGACAATGCAGGATGGGACTCTGTGGCCTGGAAATAATGTCCGGGATCATCCTGGGATGATTCAG GTGTTTCTTGGCCAAAGTGGAGGGCATGACACGGATGGAAATGAATTACCACGCCTGGTATATGTTTCTAGAGAAAAGAGACCTGGGTTTAATCACCACAAAAAGGCTGGAGCAATGAATGCTTTG GTCAGAGTCTCTGCTGTGCTGACAAATGCTCCTTATCTGTTGAACTTGGATTGTGATCACTACTTCAACAATAGTAAGGCTCTTAGAGAGGCAATGTGTTTCATGATGGATCCGTTACTGGGAAAGAGGGTGTGCTACGTACAGTTCCCACAAAGGTTTGATGGTATTGACAGGCATGATCGATACGCAAACCGGAACACCGTATTCTTTGAT ATTAACATGAAAGGTTTGGATGGCATTCAAGGACCAATATATGTTGGGACTGGTTGTGTCTTCAGAAGGCAGGCATTCTATGGTTTTGCTGCTCCTAAAGCAAAGAAGCCACCAACCAGGACATGCAACTGTTTGCCGAAGTGGTGCTGTTGCTTATGTTctgggaaaaggaagaagaagaagactaacaaacctaaatctgatatgaagaagaaaaactctAGTTTGGGAGCATCTGCACCTGTGTGTGCTTTGGAGGGTATTGAAGAGGGCATTGAAG GAGTTGAAGGAGAAAAGTTTACTCTGATGCCTGGACAGAAGTTGGAAAAGAAGTTTGGACAATCTTCTGTGTTTGTTGCATCTACTCTGCTAGAGGACGGTGGGACACTGAAAAGTGCTAGCCCAGCGTCTCTGCTTAAAGAAGCCATCCATGTCATCAGCTGTGGCTATGAAGATAAAACTGAATGGGGAAAAGAG GTCGGCTGGATCTACGGTTCAGTTACAGAAGATATATTGACAGGTTTTAAAATGCACTGCCATGGATGGCGATCAATATATTGTATCCCTGATAGGCCTGCATTCAAAGGATCTGCTCCCATTAATCTTTCTGATCGTCTAAATCAAGTCCTTCGATGGGCACTTGGTTCtgttgaaatatttttgagCAGGCACTGTCCTCTCTGGTATGGATATGGAGGAGGTTTGAAGTGGTTAGAGCGCCTATCTTATATAAATGCTACTATATACCCATGGACATCAATTCCTCTGCTTGCTTATTGTACTCTACCTGCTGTGTGCTTGCTCACAGGAAAATTCATTACTCCTGAG CTCAGCAACGTTGCTAGTTTGTGGTTTCTGTCTCTTTTCATTTGTATCTTTGCAACTAGTATACTGGAAATGAGATGGAGTGGAGTTGGTATTGATGAGTGGTGGAGAAATGAGCAGTTTTGGGTGATTGGAGGAGTTTCAGCACATTTATTTGCTGTATTCCAGGGGCTCTTAAAGGTTTTAGCTGGTGTGGATACGAACTTCACTGTGACATCAAAAGCAGGAGATGATGAAGCATTCTCAGAGCTGTATGCATTTAAGTGGACCACCTTGCTCATTCCACCAACAACCCTGCTAATAATAAACCTGATTGGCGTGGTTGCAGGAGTCTCCAATGCAATAAATAATGGTTATGAGTCTTGGGGACCTCTCTTTGGAAAGCTCTTCTTTGCCTTCTGGGTGATTGTTCATCTCTATCCTTTCCTAAAGGGTCTGCTGGGCAGGCAGAACAGGACTCCCACGATTATCATTGTCTGGTCGATTTTGCTTGCTTCCATCTTCTCCCTCTTGTGGGTTCGAATCGATCCGTTCTTGGCCAAGTCTGATGGTCCACTTTTAGAAGAATGTGGATTGGACTGTAACTAG
- the LOC109000509 gene encoding UDP-rhamnose/UDP-galactose transporter 2-like, giving the protein MMDNEKKVSPVSDVGAWAMNVVSSVGIIMANKQLMSSHGYAFSFATTLTGFHFAVTALVGLVSNATGFSASKHVPMWELLWFSIVANMSITGMNLSLMFNSVGFYQISKLSMIPVVCVMEWILHNKRYSREVKMSVVVVVIGVGVCTVTDVKVNAKGFICACVAVLSTSLQQITIGSLQKKYSIGSFELLSKTAPIQAVSLLLFGPFIDYFLSGKFIIYYQMSSGAILFILLSCSLAVFCNVSQYLCIGRFSAVSFQVLGHMKTVCVLTLGWLLFDSAMTMKNIMGMFIAVLGMIIYSWAVELEKQSNIKAHSHSKNSLTEEEIRLLKDGLQNIPVKDVELGESKE; this is encoded by the exons ATGATGGACAACGAGAAGAAGGTGTCGCCAGTTTCCGATGTCGGAGCCTGGGCCATGAACGTAGTCAGTTCCGTCGGTATTATTATGGCCAACAAGCAGCTCATGTCCTCCCACGGCTATGCTTTTAGCTTcg CGACGACTTTAACCGGGTTCCACTTCGCCGTCACCGCATTGGTTGGTCTGGTCTCAAATGCCACTGGTTTTTCTGCATCAAAGCATGTTCCTATGTGGGAGCTTCTCTGGTTCTCAATTGTTGCCAATATGTCTATTACCGGGATGAACTTGAGCCTCATGTTCAACTCAGTCGGATTCTACCAG ATTTCAAAACTTAGCATGATTCCAGTGGTATGCGTGATGGAGTGGATACTTCACAACAAGCGGTACTCAAGGGAGGTCAAGATGTCTGTTGTTGTTGTAGTCATTGGTGTGGGTGTTTGCACTGTCACTGATGTGAAAGTTAATGCCAAGGGCTTTATATGTGCCTGTGTTGCAGTTTTGTCAACATCTTTGCAGCAAATT ACAATAGGTTCCCTGCAGAAGAAGTACTCAATTGGGTCTTTTGAATTGCTGAGTAAGACGGCCCCGATTCAAGCTGTCTCTCTCCTTCTTTTTGGCCCATTTATTGACTACTTCCTTAGTGgcaaatttataatatactatcAGATGTCTTCCGGTGCCATT TTATTCATACTTCTTTCATGCTCCCTAGCAGTGTTCTGTAATGTGAGCCAGTACCTCTGTATTGGGCGCTTTTCAGCTGTTTCCTTCCAGGTTTTAGGTCACATGAAAACAGTTTGCGTCCTCACACTGGGATGGCTACTCTTTGATTCCGCGATGACTATGAAGAACATCATGGGGATGTTCATTGCTGTCCTTGGCATGATAATTTATAGTTGGGCCGTGGAGCTTGAAAAGCAGTCAAATATAAAGGCACATTCCCATTCGAAAAACAGCCTGACAGAAGAGGAAATCAGACTTTTGAAGGACGGATTACAAAATATTCCTGTGAAGGATGTTGAACTTGGCGAGTCTAAGGAATAG